A section of the Candidatus Babeliales bacterium genome encodes:
- a CDS encoding phosphatidate cytidylyltransferase, translating to MNKRTQCIQIIKKMLPRIVTGMTLGSILTLGFIYPLLFSFLLLAILTHILIVEWKNLLNWRSYTFWLLMPIYPILPFVLLILLNHEPVYRHLILYQFVIVSGLDTGGYLIGSTIGTHKIAPRISPGKTWEGFFGGCSIALICFYLLMIQQESTAPWWVITLITLVICIFSLLGDLFESILKRRANVKDSGTILPGHGGFLDRFDGMLFVALFVFCFKKQLLVWLQ from the coding sequence ATGAATAAAAGAACGCAATGTATACAGATTATAAAAAAAATGTTGCCACGCATCGTTACCGGTATGACACTTGGCTCCATTCTGACTTTGGGATTTATATATCCCCTCTTGTTTTCATTCTTACTGCTCGCAATACTCACCCACATTCTTATCGTAGAATGGAAAAATCTTCTTAATTGGCGAAGCTATACATTTTGGCTATTAATGCCCATCTATCCCATATTACCATTCGTGCTCCTTATCCTGCTTAATCATGAGCCTGTCTACCGCCATCTCATTTTATATCAGTTCGTGATTGTTTCAGGCCTTGATACCGGGGGATATCTTATTGGAAGCACAATCGGCACACACAAAATTGCTCCTCGCATCAGTCCCGGCAAAACATGGGAAGGATTTTTTGGTGGATGCAGCATTGCACTTATCTGTTTTTATTTATTAATGATCCAGCAGGAATCAACTGCACCGTGGTGGGTCATCACTCTGATTACCTTGGTTATATGCATCTTCTCGTTACTTGGTGATCTTTTTGAATCAATCTTAAAACGCCGCGCCAATGTTAAAGACTCTGGCACAATCCTACCGGGACATGGCGGTTTTTTAGATCGCTTTGATGGAATGTTATTTGTAGCTTTATTTGTCTTTTGCTTTAAAAAGCAATTGCTGGTGTGGTTGCAGTAG
- a CDS encoding YraN family protein has protein sequence MRTQTELGRQGEEQTAQYLQKNGYTILARNYLQRTGEIDVIACSDTMLLFVEVKLRTASHFDMAEVITRSKQKKIITTAKIYLAQHDHDEKTCRFDVALINTATRTFHYLKDAFRDE, from the coding sequence ATGCGCACACAAACAGAACTTGGAAGACAAGGAGAAGAGCAAACCGCTCAATACCTACAGAAAAATGGTTATACTATTTTAGCACGTAACTATTTACAACGAACCGGTGAAATTGATGTAATAGCTTGCAGCGATACAATGTTACTATTCGTTGAAGTAAAATTACGTACTGCATCACATTTTGATATGGCTGAGGTAATTACGCGATCAAAACAAAAAAAAATAATCACCACAGCAAAAATCTATCTTGCGCAGCATGATCATGATGAAAAAACATGTCGATTTGATGTTGCATTAATTAATACCGCCACACGGACATTTCATTATTTGAAAGATGCATTTAGAGATGAATAA